From a single Alkalihalophilus pseudofirmus genomic region:
- a CDS encoding ABC transporter ATP-binding protein → MTTNESIIQVRDLRTSFFTDQGEVKAVDGVTFDVPKGKTLGIVGESGSGKSITSLSILRLIQNPGKVVGGEMIFKGEDLLKKSEAKMRKIRGNEISMIFQEPMTSLNPVYTVGEQIGEAFRIHEGLGKKKAIERSIEMLKLVGIPSPEQRVHQYPHELSGGMRQRVMIAMALACNPELLIADEPTTALDVTIQAQILELMKDLQDRLGMSIIMITHDLGVVAETCDYVAVMYCGKVVEYASIKDLFKNPRHPYTVGLLNSLPRHDIDLDGEELSVIKGSVPSPADMPKGCRFAPRCPFASDICRERLPELEEDENGNQIRCWIYSDEWDGDPEVNVYEERTS, encoded by the coding sequence TTGACTACAAATGAATCCATTATTCAAGTGCGGGACCTTCGTACATCATTCTTCACTGATCAAGGTGAAGTAAAAGCTGTTGATGGCGTTACATTCGATGTACCAAAAGGTAAAACACTTGGTATTGTTGGAGAATCTGGTTCAGGTAAAAGTATTACCTCATTATCAATTCTTCGTTTAATCCAAAATCCAGGAAAAGTCGTTGGGGGAGAAATGATCTTCAAAGGAGAAGATCTTCTTAAAAAATCTGAGGCTAAAATGCGTAAGATTCGTGGAAATGAAATTTCAATGATTTTCCAAGAGCCAATGACTTCTCTTAATCCTGTTTACACAGTAGGAGAGCAAATCGGAGAGGCCTTTAGAATTCATGAAGGCTTAGGAAAGAAAAAAGCAATCGAACGTTCGATTGAAATGCTAAAGCTAGTAGGCATCCCGTCACCAGAGCAGCGTGTTCATCAGTATCCGCATGAATTATCTGGTGGTATGCGTCAACGTGTGATGATTGCAATGGCTCTTGCTTGTAATCCAGAGCTTCTTATTGCCGATGAACCTACAACAGCACTTGATGTAACGATTCAAGCACAAATTCTTGAATTAATGAAAGACCTTCAAGACCGCTTAGGTATGTCGATCATTATGATTACACATGACCTAGGTGTAGTTGCTGAAACATGTGATTATGTTGCAGTTATGTATTGCGGTAAAGTGGTTGAATACGCAAGCATTAAAGATTTATTCAAAAACCCACGCCACCCGTATACAGTCGGTCTTCTAAACTCCCTTCCGCGTCATGATATTGATTTGGATGGTGAGGAGCTATCTGTTATTAAAGGATCTGTACCAAGTCCTGCAGATATGCCTAAGGGCTGTCGTTTCGCTCCGCGTTGTCCGTTTGCAAGTGACATCTGCCGTGAGCGTTTACCGGAGCTTGAAGAAGATGAAAATGGAAACCAAATTCGTTGCTGGATTTATTCAGATGAGTGGGACGGGGACCCGGAGGTGAACGTGTATGAAGAAAGAACTTCTTAA
- the nikB gene encoding nickel ABC transporter permease, with amino-acid sequence MFTYIVRRLIQTIPVLFGVTILVFSMMHLIPGDPAQIIAGESASEAQVEQMRERLGLNDPLPQQYFNYIGNAIQGDLGNSIRSGREVTQEISGRFWVTIELAIYSTILSVFIGLIAGIISATRHYTFLDTMIMIVALFGLSMPNFWLGLMLIQYFAIEFRWFLPSGWGSWQQAVLPVITLGTAGAAIVARMTRSSMLEVIGQDYIRTARAKGVKERVVIYRHALKNALIPVVTVVGLQFGVLLGGTVLTETVFAINGMGRLIIDAIRARDFPIVQGTVLVISLLFVLVNLLVDISYRFLNKRIDLD; translated from the coding sequence TTGTTTACTTATATAGTTAGACGATTAATTCAAACGATCCCTGTTCTTTTTGGTGTTACAATTCTCGTTTTCTCAATGATGCACCTCATTCCTGGTGACCCGGCTCAAATCATCGCCGGTGAAAGTGCATCCGAAGCTCAAGTTGAGCAAATGCGTGAGCGACTAGGCTTAAATGATCCGCTCCCACAGCAGTACTTTAATTATATTGGAAATGCAATACAGGGTGATTTAGGGAATTCGATCCGTAGTGGCCGTGAAGTAACTCAAGAAATTTCAGGCCGGTTCTGGGTAACAATAGAACTTGCCATATACAGTACGATTTTATCTGTATTTATTGGTTTAATTGCCGGTATCATTTCAGCAACAAGACATTACACGTTCTTAGATACAATGATTATGATTGTGGCTCTATTCGGTCTTTCAATGCCTAACTTCTGGCTTGGATTAATGTTAATTCAATACTTTGCTATCGAATTCCGATGGTTCTTGCCTTCGGGATGGGGATCCTGGCAGCAAGCCGTCCTTCCGGTTATTACTCTCGGTACGGCAGGGGCAGCCATTGTTGCTCGTATGACTCGTTCAAGTATGTTAGAAGTTATCGGACAAGATTATATTCGAACTGCACGTGCTAAAGGGGTAAAAGAAAGAGTTGTTATTTACCGTCACGCTCTTAAGAATGCATTAATTCCTGTTGTAACAGTCGTTGGTTTACAATTTGGTGTGCTTCTTGGCGGAACAGTATTAACAGAAACAGTATTTGCTATTAACGGTATGGGACGTTTAATCATTGATGCGATTCGTGCACGTGACTTCCCTATCGTACAAGGTACAGTACTTGTTATTTCATTACTATTCGTTCTCGTGAACTTACTCGTAGATATTTCTTACCGCTTCTTAAACAAGCGTATTGACCTTGATTAA
- the opp1C gene encoding nickel/cobalt ABC transporter permease: MSEQTINDAMTKSPPPSPRVKSMKNFYRKLRKNKAAMVGGILILFFVIVAIIGPFFAPYDPTVQNHVNKLATPSSEHWFGTDHHGRDIFSRIIHGMSITLYIGLFSVIIGTVFGVFLGLISGYYGKRVDAFIMRCMDVLLAFPGILLALAIVSVLGGSLTNVIIAVGIFSIPVFARIVRGSVLSVRKLEYVDAVRALGASDGRIIFKHILPNILSPIIVQATLRMATAILTASGLSFLGMGAQPPTPEWGAMLSAGRNYMYDAPHVALFPGLAIVIVVLAFNIFGDGLRDALDPKMKN; encoded by the coding sequence ATGAGCGAACAGACGATAAATGATGCTATGACAAAAAGTCCTCCTCCGAGCCCTCGGGTTAAGAGTATGAAAAACTTCTATAGAAAGCTTCGTAAAAACAAAGCTGCTATGGTCGGAGGAATTCTGATCTTATTTTTTGTTATTGTAGCGATTATCGGTCCATTTTTTGCACCGTACGATCCAACGGTTCAAAATCATGTGAACAAACTTGCAACTCCTTCATCTGAACACTGGTTCGGAACAGACCATCATGGTCGTGATATCTTCAGCCGTATTATTCATGGAATGTCAATTACATTATATATTGGCCTCTTCTCTGTTATTATCGGTACTGTTTTTGGTGTTTTCCTAGGATTGATTTCTGGTTATTACGGCAAGCGTGTAGATGCATTTATTATGCGTTGCATGGATGTATTACTAGCATTCCCTGGTATTTTACTAGCTTTAGCTATTGTAAGTGTATTAGGCGGAAGCTTAACAAATGTAATCATAGCTGTCGGAATATTCTCGATTCCTGTATTTGCAAGGATTGTACGTGGATCTGTACTTTCTGTTAGAAAGCTAGAATACGTGGATGCTGTTCGTGCACTTGGTGCAAGCGACGGGCGTATTATTTTTAAACACATTTTACCGAATATTTTATCACCTATTATTGTCCAAGCTACTTTGCGTATGGCAACAGCGATTCTTACCGCTAGTGGTCTATCATTCTTAGGAATGGGCGCTCAGCCTCCAACTCCGGAGTGGGGGGCAATGTTAAGTGCCGGACGAAATTATATGTATGACGCACCACATGTAGCGTTATTCCCAGGTTTGGCGATTGTTATTGTTGTACTAGCATTTAATATTTTTGGTGACGGATTACGTGATGCACTTGATCCGAAAATGAAAAACTAG